The DNA window CCCCGGCGCGGGGCTCGTCCTCGAGAAGACGCTCGGCATCGCGAGCGAGCGCGACCTCCCGACGTTCCGCTCGGAGAGCCTGATCGACTGGTTCGAGGCCCGCGGCGGCGCGGGCGTTTCCCCCGAAGCGGCCGACCGCGAGGTGCTGTTGTTCCCCGACGTGTACACGGCCTACACGAGCCCGAGCGCGGGGAAGGCCGCGGTTCGCGTGCTCGAGGCCGCGAACTGCCACGTGGAGATCCCGGACGTGAAGGGGAGCGGTCGGCCGCCCCACTCGAAGGGCCTGATAGCCGAGTCGCGCGCGACCGCCCGCGACACCGTCGAGACGCTCGCGCCCGACGTCGAGGCGGGCCGGGACGTGGTCGTCGTCGAGCCCACCGACGCCGTCATGCTCCAGTCGGACTACGCCGACCTGCTCGGCGGCGACGCCAGCGACGTTCCCGACGAGGACGTCGCGGCGCTCTCGGAGGCCACCTTCGGCGTGATGGAGTACGTCGACGCCCTCCGGCTCGACGAGGGGCTCGACTTCGACGCGCCCGGCGAGCGGCTCGCCTACCACGGCCACTGCCACCAGAAGGCGACGAAGAAGGATCACCACGCCGTGGGCGTGCTCCGCCGGGCCGGCTACGGCGTCGAGCCGCTCGACACCACCTGCTGTGGAATGGCCGGCTCGTTCGGCTACGAGGCCGAGCACTACTCGATGAGCAAGGCGATCGGCGAGGACCTCTTCGCGCAGGTGGACGGGAGCGACGCGGACGAGGTGGTCGCGTCCGGCGCGTCCTGTAGCACGCAGCTGAAGGAGCGCGACGACGCGGCCCCGGAGCCGCCGCACCCGGTGGAGAAGCTGGCGGCGGCGCTGGCGTAGGGGTCCACTCCCTCGGGTCCGGGACCACCGAAACACCTACAAGAATAAATTCGGAATGAATTCATATGAGCCGGACCTCCATCCCCGTCGACTCGTCCACGAAAGAGCGGTTGGATCGGTTGAAGCGTGACGACGAGACGTGGGACGAGTTCCTCGAACGGGTCACCACGCCCGAAGAAGGGATCCAAGCCGGTGCCTGGTCGGACGAGCGGGCGGATCGGGCCAAGGAGTCGATCCGGGAGTCACGAGAGAACTGGCGATGACGTTTCTGGACAGTTCGACCATCATCGAGTATCTCCGCGGGGATCCGGTCGTCATCGAGTACCTCGACGAACGGCGACCGTGGCGGACGTCGACGATCTGCGTCTTCGAGGTACTGAACGGTCCGGCCGGAGAACCGGGGTTCGATCCGGTCGAGGAACGTCGGCGGTTCGGCGGCGTCGAGGCGCTCGCGCTCAACGGCGATCTCGCGCTCGAGGCGTCACGGCTACAGCACGCGTCGGTTCGGGACGGAAGCGAACTCTCCCATCGGGACGCCATGATCGCCGCGACCGCGCGATCGACCGGGGACGAGTACGTCGTCGCGGACGCCGACTTCGAGACGGCACCCCTCGAGGACGTGATGACCGTCACGAACCTCCACGATCAAGGGTGACACGTTCGGCGGGTCTCCCCCGCGTCGGTCGTGACGTGTCCAGGAAACGTGTCCGCGATCGGCCGCTCGTCAGTGCTCCGCGTCGCTTCCGGAGACGTCTCCCTCGTCGTTCGGACCGATCCGGTCGCGGACGCGCTCGCGCCGCCGCGACAGGAGGCGCTGAACGCCCTTCCCCGGCCCGCCCTCGATCGGCCACCCCTTCGTTCGCCACGCGGGCGGCTCCGGCGAGAACTCCGGACACGAGCCCGAGCACTCCCGATCGGTGGGGCACCGACCCTTGGCCCCGCAGTGTGGAACGAGCGCCCGTCCGGCGCGTCGGAGCTCGAAGTGCCGGCAGTCGGGCCGCATCGTGTCGTGATAGGAGCGCCAGCCCTTCCCGTAGGCCCGTTCGGCTATCTCCAACCGACGGGTGACCGTCTCCGGGTCGCGGGCGTCCGGACCGCCCGGCGCGAGGTCGCTCGGGAGCCAGTCGACGGTCGCGGCGGCCGGATCGACGGCGGCCCCGCCGCTTGCGGGGTCGCCGTCCGCGAACCGCGTGGTCAAGATCCCCGCCTCCACGGGCATCTCGCGGAGGAGCGCGGGCTCGACGCGGTCGCCCGTCGCCTCCGTCGCGAGCCAGACCTCGTCCGCGAGAGCGGTCTCGACGTCGTGAGCGAGCTGGTCGGCGAGCGCGTCCGCCGCCGACCGGTCGAGGTCGGGCTTGTTCTCGATCGCGACGATCCGCTCGACCCAGTTCGGGTAGGGCCCCACGCGACGGATCTCGATCCGGTTTCCCTGCCGTCGCTTCTCGATCAGGTCCCGGCCCGCGGCGCGGTGGACCGCCCGCCGGACGTACCGCCACGGGTAGCCCGGGTCGGGAAGCGCGTCGCGGTACCACGCCCAGTCGGCGGGGGCGTCCCGGACGACGTGGAGGAGGTCGGAGTCGAGGCTCCGGTCGCCGAGGGCTCGCCGCGCGGCGAACCCCTCCGGGTCGACCTCGATCACGACGGTGTCCCAGCGCCGCCGCTGCGTGCCGAGCTGTCTGGAGACGATCGCCGGACGCGGGTCGTCGCCGGGGTACCACGTCAGCTCGGCGTACCGGCAGACGAGCAGCTCGTAGCCGAACTCGGCGTCGGGGATCACGGGCGTCGGCGTCGCCGTCGACGACGCGTTCCTCCGGGGCGAGTCGGTGCCACCGTCACGGCCGCCTCAGACGTAGTCGCCGTCGGCCTCCTCCTGGAGCTCGTCGAGGTACTCGTGAGCCTCCTCGAGTATCTCCCGAGGGCCGTCCTGGGTGATCGTGTTTATCGCCTGGTCGTAATCGCGCCACTGGAGGTCGCGGTGCTCCTTGGAGAGCTCCGCGCTCGCCTCGAAGGAGCGCGCGATGAACAGGTGGACCGTCTTGTGGATCGTCTCACCGCCGGCCTCGAACACGTAGTCGTACTCCCGACGGAAGCCGTCGATGAGGCGGAAATCGTCGATCCCGGCCTCCTCGGACACCTCCCGTATCGCCGTCTGCTGGAGCTCCTCGTCGCCTTCGATCCCGCCTTTGGGGAACTCCCAGTCCCCCGGTCGGCTCTTCAGGAGCAAGTACTCCCGTTCGCCGCGGGTATCGCGGAAGAGGATGGCTCCGGAACTGGTCGCTTCGACCGTCATTAGCCTCAGGTAAGCAACCGCCCGTAAAGAGGGTGTCGGAATTGCCGGTTCCGCGAGCCTTTCCACCGCTCTCGGTCGATCTGTGCGGTTCCGCGAGAGGCGGCCGCTCGGCGTCCCCCGGCCGTACCCGCCAGTAGATGTGTTTTTACGCCTCGGGGAACCATTCACCCACGACCCCCAGCCATGACCTTCGTCACGAAACTCTCCTTCGCCTCCGGCGACCGCGACGTGCTCGCCGAGACCGTCCAGGAGCTGAAAGACACCCTCGAGCGGAAGGGCGCGGAGTGTAAGGGCCCGCACGCCTCCCCGCCCGAGACCGTCAGCGTCCCCCAGTACAAACGCCTCCGCGCCGGCGACGAGTTCTCGCCGTGGCGCTACGACGTGTACAAGCGGTCGATGGAGATCCACGGCGCGGACGACATCGCCCGCGACGTCGTCGCCCGCGACTTCCCGGACTCGATCCACGTCGAGGTCGAGGTCGATCGGAAGAAACCGCTTGGCCACCGGCGAGACTGAGTCGCCGGTCGTCGCGGCCGGGAACCGAGTTCGACGGTCACTCGTTCCGCCGAAGGGGGCGACGCCGACCGCCACTCGACCTTTTAAGCCATCCGGCGGCCATCGGAGCGTATGAGCGTCCAAACCGACGACGAGTACAGCGAGTTCCGACGCGACCTCCACCGACACCCCGAGCCCGCGTGGTGTGAGTTCTACACCACCGCCCGGATCGTCGAGGCGCTCCGCGAGCGCGACCTCGACACGCTCCACGTCGGCCCCGACGCGCTCGCCGAGGAGGCGCGACGGAACGTCCCCGACGACGAGGAGCTTGCGAAGTGGACCGACCGCGCCCGCGAGGCCGGTGCGGACCCCGAGATCCTCGACCGGCTCGAGGGCGGCTACACCGGCTGCGTCGCGGTGGTCGAGCGCGGCGAGGGGCCGGTCGTCGGTCTCCGCGTCGACATCGACGGGCTGCCGATCCTCGAGTCCGACGAGGGCGACCACGCGCCGGTCGCCGAGGGGTTCCGCTCGGAGAACGAGGGGTACATGCACGCCTGCGGCCACGACTCGCACGCGACCATCGGGCTCGGCGTGCTCGACGCGGTCCTCGAGTCCGACTTCGCCGGCACCCTCAAGGTGTTCTTCCAGCCCGGCGAGGAGAAGATCGTCGGCGGGAAGCCGATGGCCGAGTCCGGGCTCCTCGACGACGTCGACTACTTCTACGCGGTCCACATCGGGCTCGATCACCCCTCCGGCGAGATCGTGAGCGGCATCGACGGCTTCCTCGCGGTGAACCACTTCCTCGCGGAGTTCGAGGGCGAGCCCTCCCACGCCGGCGCGCGGCCCGAACAGGGGCGGAACACGGTCCAGGCGATGGCGGCGGCGATCCAGAACCTCTACGCGATCCCGCGACACGCCGACGGCGCGACCCGCGTGAACGCCGGGCTCGTCGGCGGCGGCACGGCGACGAACATCATCCCCGAGGAGTCCCACATCGAGGGCGAGGTCCGCGGCGAGAGCACCGAGCTCGCCGACTACATGTACGACCACGCGGAGCGGGTCCTCCACTCGGCGGCGGAGATGCACGACTGCTCCGTCGACATCACCACGATGGGGGCCGCGCCGAGCGCGACGAGCGACGCCGCCCTCTCGGACGCGATCGGCGAGGTCGCCCGCGACGTCGAGGGCGTGACGAGCGTGGTCGAGAGCGCCGACCTCGGCGGCAGCGAGGACGCGACGTTCATGATGGAACGCGTCCAGGAGCGCGGCGGTCTCGCCTGCTACGTCGGCGTCGGCACCGACCACCCCGGCGGCCACCACACCTCGACGTTCGACGTCGTCGAGCGCGACATCGGCCTCGGGATCGACGTGCTCTCGCGGGCGATCCGGCACGTCGCCGAGACCCGTCCTTGAGACCGTCAAAAACTCCCGATCACGCCGGCAGGACCCTCGCCCGACGGTAGGTTTAGGCGGTCGCAGCCCGTAATACGGGGCATGGAGGCCGTCCTCTGGTACGTCCTCACCGGCACTCGAGGCGGCCCGAACCGAGTCCGGATCCTGCGGGCGATAGACGACCGTCCGCGAAACGCCAATCAGCTCGCCGAACGGCTCGATCTCGACTACACCACGGTCCGTCACCACCTCGACGTGTTGCGCGACCACGACGTGGTCGAGCGCACCGGCGACGGCTACGGCACGGTGTACTACCCGACCGAGGGGACCAGGAACCACTGGGAGGTCGTCGAGGAGATCGCGGACGCCTCGCCGGTGTGAGAGTCAGTACTTCGCGTCCGCGCCCGTCGTCTCGTAGATGCGGTCCATGATCGCGTCGCGCTCGCGCGTCCAGTTGGCCATCGCGGCGGGGCTCGTCGGATACGACTCGTAGTGGGCGAGCAGCTCGTCCGCCAGCGACTTGGTCTGGTAGAAGTTCCGGATCGTCCCCCAGTAGCCGAAGCTCTTGACCGCGGCCTTCAGCTTCAGGCCGAACGACATCGAGGTGGAGCCCTCGTACAGCGCCTCCGCGAGCTTCTCGCCCGGCAGCGACGCGAGCAGCCCCATCAGGTCGTCGACGTCGACGGCGGTCGAGAGGACGTTGTACACGTCGAGGCCGGCGTACCGCCCGCCGAAGTGGTCCATCACGCGCGTGTTGTACCGCCAGAGGTTCTCCTCGCTCACGTCGCCGTCGGAGACGGCCTTGACCGCCTGCTCTCCGGCGTACTTCCCGGCGTAGGCCGCGCCCGCGATCCCGCCGCCGGTCGTCGGATTCACGTGGCCGGCCGCGTCGCCGACGGCCATGTAGCCGGGCGCGACCGCGGAGTCGTACGGCCGCCGCGTCGGCAGCGCCGCGCCGAGCTTGTCGCGCACCTCCGCGCCCTCGAACTCCGGGCGGTCCCGGAGGTCGCGTTTCAGCGCCTCGACGAGCTTCATCGGCTCCTCGTTCATCTGGAAGCCGAGCCCCGCGTTGATCTCCGTCGCCGTCCGCGGGAAGTACCAGAGGTACCCCGCGGCGCGGTCGGTCGGCTTGAACACCAGGGCGTCGTCCCACTCGACGGGCTCCGGCACCTCGACTATCTCGCGGTAGGCCGAACAGAACTGCGAGTAGCGGACGTTCGTGTCGAAGGTCGTCCCCTCGAAGTCGGCCTTGTCCTGGAGCAGCGAGAGCGATCCCGCCCCGTCGATGACGAGGTCGGCCTCGTAGGTGGCGCGGTCCCCCCGGCGGGACGCCTCGAGCCCCGTGACGCGTCCCTCGTCGGTCTGTACCACGTCGTTGACGACGGTGTCGTAGTGGAAGTCGACGCCGGCGTCGGCGGCCGCCTCGATGATCCGCCGACCGTACTCCCAGCGGTCGATGACGGCGAGCTCGCCGGGGACGGGGATCTCGAGGACCGTGTCCTCCTTCGGGATCTCGAACCGCCCGTGGTCGACGCCGGTGTTCGTGAAGGCCGGCTCCAGTCGCTCCTTGGGGATCGCCTCCGGGAAGGCGTCCGCTCCCTTCAGGGCGTCGCCGCAGGCGATGTGGCCCGCCTCCTCCTCGTCCTTTCGCTCGAGGATGACGACGTCGAGCCCCTCGTTCGCGATCGTCGTGGCGGCGTAACAGCCGGCGGTGCCCGCGCCCGCCACGACGACGTCGTACTCGTCGATGCTCATTACCGGGTCGTCACCCGCCGCCGGCAAAACTCTTTGTTCCCGTTTCGGTCCCGAAGCCGACGACGGAATCGGCACGGAGCCGGCCGAACGGACTTAGACCGGCTACTCCTCGGTCTCGTAGTGGTCGCCCGCCGCCGCCGGGATCCGGGTGCGCCCGACCAGCGCGAGCACGACGATCACGACGACGTACGGGATCGTCTGGACCAGCGTGTCCG is part of the Halorubrum aethiopicum genome and encodes:
- a CDS encoding uS10/mL48 family ribosomal protein, translating into MTFVTKLSFASGDRDVLAETVQELKDTLERKGAECKGPHASPPETVSVPQYKRLRAGDEFSPWRYDVYKRSMEIHGADDIARDVVARDFPDSIHVEVEVDRKKPLGHRRD
- a CDS encoding bis(5'-nucleosyl)-tetraphosphatase, producing the protein MTVEATSSGAILFRDTRGEREYLLLKSRPGDWEFPKGGIEGDEELQQTAIREVSEEAGIDDFRLIDGFRREYDYVFEAGGETIHKTVHLFIARSFEASAELSKEHRDLQWRDYDQAINTITQDGPREILEEAHEYLDELQEEADGDYV
- a CDS encoding geranylgeranyl reductase family protein → MSIDEYDVVVAGAGTAGCYAATTIANEGLDVVILERKDEEEAGHIACGDALKGADAFPEAIPKERLEPAFTNTGVDHGRFEIPKEDTVLEIPVPGELAVIDRWEYGRRIIEAAADAGVDFHYDTVVNDVVQTDEGRVTGLEASRRGDRATYEADLVIDGAGSLSLLQDKADFEGTTFDTNVRYSQFCSAYREIVEVPEPVEWDDALVFKPTDRAAGYLWYFPRTATEINAGLGFQMNEEPMKLVEALKRDLRDRPEFEGAEVRDKLGAALPTRRPYDSAVAPGYMAVGDAAGHVNPTTGGGIAGAAYAGKYAGEQAVKAVSDGDVSEENLWRYNTRVMDHFGGRYAGLDVYNVLSTAVDVDDLMGLLASLPGEKLAEALYEGSTSMSFGLKLKAAVKSFGYWGTIRNFYQTKSLADELLAHYESYPTSPAAMANWTRERDAIMDRIYETTGADAKY
- a CDS encoding amidohydrolase, with the protein product MSVQTDDEYSEFRRDLHRHPEPAWCEFYTTARIVEALRERDLDTLHVGPDALAEEARRNVPDDEELAKWTDRAREAGADPEILDRLEGGYTGCVAVVERGEGPVVGLRVDIDGLPILESDEGDHAPVAEGFRSENEGYMHACGHDSHATIGLGVLDAVLESDFAGTLKVFFQPGEEKIVGGKPMAESGLLDDVDYFYAVHIGLDHPSGEIVSGIDGFLAVNHFLAEFEGEPSHAGARPEQGRNTVQAMAAAIQNLYAIPRHADGATRVNAGLVGGGTATNIIPEESHIEGEVRGESTELADYMYDHAERVLHSAAEMHDCSVDITTMGAAPSATSDAALSDAIGEVARDVEGVTSVVESADLGGSEDATFMMERVQERGGLACYVGVGTDHPGGHHTSTFDVVERDIGLGIDVLSRAIRHVAETRP
- a CDS encoding DUF5787 family protein, with protein sequence MIPDAEFGYELLVCRYAELTWYPGDDPRPAIVSRQLGTQRRRWDTVVIEVDPEGFAARRALGDRSLDSDLLHVVRDAPADWAWYRDALPDPGYPWRYVRRAVHRAAGRDLIEKRRQGNRIEIRRVGPYPNWVERIVAIENKPDLDRSAADALADQLAHDVETALADEVWLATEATGDRVEPALLREMPVEAGILTTRFADGDPASGGAAVDPAAATVDWLPSDLAPGGPDARDPETVTRRLEIAERAYGKGWRSYHDTMRPDCRHFELRRAGRALVPHCGAKGRCPTDRECSGSCPEFSPEPPAWRTKGWPIEGGPGKGVQRLLSRRRERVRDRIGPNDEGDVSGSDAEH
- a CDS encoding DUF7557 family protein, whose amino-acid sequence is MSRTSIPVDSSTKERLDRLKRDDETWDEFLERVTTPEEGIQAGAWSDERADRAKESIRESRENWR
- a CDS encoding PIN domain-containing protein produces the protein MTFLDSSTIIEYLRGDPVVIEYLDERRPWRTSTICVFEVLNGPAGEPGFDPVEERRRFGGVEALALNGDLALEASRLQHASVRDGSELSHRDAMIAATARSTGDEYVVADADFETAPLEDVMTVTNLHDQG
- a CDS encoding winged helix-turn-helix domain-containing protein, which gives rise to MEAVLWYVLTGTRGGPNRVRILRAIDDRPRNANQLAERLDLDYTTVRHHLDVLRDHDVVERTGDGYGTVYYPTEGTRNHWEVVEEIADASPV